The Thermus brockianus genome window below encodes:
- a CDS encoding RNA-binding protein S1, with protein MELEAGSIVEGRVVRVTDFGAFVELPGGEQGLVHISQIAHEFVKNVRDFLNEGDIVQVMVKGRDAKGRLDLSIKDLTPAPEGAPPPRPRRLPKQSPEFENKLKSFLRGTGGFGGGKGKKGGRKKR; from the coding sequence GTGGAGCTAGAAGCGGGAAGCATCGTGGAAGGCCGCGTGGTGCGGGTAACGGATTTTGGCGCCTTTGTGGAGCTCCCGGGTGGGGAGCAGGGGCTCGTGCACATCTCCCAGATCGCCCACGAGTTCGTGAAGAACGTCCGGGACTTCCTCAACGAGGGGGATATCGTGCAGGTGATGGTGAAGGGCCGGGACGCCAAGGGGCGGCTGGACCTTTCCATCAAGGACCTGACCCCGGCCCCCGAGGGGGCGCCGCCCCCCCGGCCCCGGCGGCTCCCCAAGCAGTCCCCGGAGTTTGAGAACAAGCTCAAGAGCTTCCTCCGGGGCACCGGGGGGTTCGGCGGCGGGAAGGGCAAGAAGGGCGGCCGCAAAAAGCGCTAG
- the folK gene encoding 2-amino-4-hydroxy-6-hydroxymethyldihydropteridine diphosphokinase, with amino-acid sequence MLAYVGLGSNLGDRAGYLLAALSRLSRLPKTRLCRLSPVYETAPVGPPQPFYLNLVAELDTGLGPRELLQALLEVEKALGRERKERWGPRTIDLDLLLYGDLVLEEEGLQVPHPRLHERAFVLVPLVDLLPEGRHPTLGVRFAELLAALDASGVSLLVL; translated from the coding sequence GTGCTGGCCTACGTGGGCCTGGGTTCCAACCTGGGGGACCGGGCGGGCTACCTCCTGGCCGCCCTGTCCCGCCTTTCCCGCTTGCCCAAGACCCGCCTTTGCCGCCTCTCCCCCGTGTACGAGACGGCGCCCGTGGGCCCCCCGCAACCCTTCTACCTGAACCTGGTGGCGGAGCTGGACACGGGCCTCGGCCCAAGGGAGCTCCTCCAGGCCCTCCTGGAGGTGGAAAAGGCCCTGGGCCGGGAGCGCAAGGAACGCTGGGGTCCGAGGACCATTGACCTGGACCTCCTCCTCTATGGGGACCTGGTCCTGGAGGAAGAAGGGCTTCAGGTGCCCCACCCGCGCCTCCACGAGCGGGCCTTCGTCTTGGTGCCCCTGGTGGACCTCCTCCCCGAGGGACGGCACCCCACCTTGGGGGTGCGCTTCGCCGAGCTCTTGGCGGCCCTTGACGCCTCCGGGGTTTCGCTCCTTGTGCTATAG